One region of Drosophila teissieri strain GT53w chromosome 2L, Prin_Dtei_1.1, whole genome shotgun sequence genomic DNA includes:
- the LOC122612231 gene encoding voltage-dependent calcium channel subunit alpha-2/delta-3, whose amino-acid sequence MFGLCEKLMTHFAVILTAFSLSQPLLLLLICGPHGGTFPSTSTHWAEASAADEAVGKWATQFGDELFALAQKITKSQEIKEKYKEYNARVELKNGTELIKSITKNVGRMLARKMDAVRCIQERAEYVNENFEFNLTYALTNFTYISSKYSTFNGNSSEELEPKEAEYDWMYRNMELNPDTHFYNTPVDTEHSSVHVPSNIWDRSERVLKTIMWSEHLDEVFRQNYQSDPALSWQYFGSDTGILRHYPAAQWTDTRPNRDDADTYDCRKRSWYIETATCSKDIVILLDHSGSMTGFRHHVAKFTIRSILDTFSNNDFFTILRYSSEVNDIIPCFNGALVQATPENIEVFNQQIELLDDPEGYANLTLAYDTAFQLLRKYYDSRHCATNSTCNQAIMLVTDGVAGNTTEVFQKYNWGNGENGTSQMDTRVFTYLLGKEVTKVREIQWMACLNRGYYSHVQTLDEVHEEVLKYVDVIATPLVLQNDQHPPTWTHAFTDKTYDPKTSNEKRPRLMISVGVPAFDRFYRHANLTNPRARLLGVAGTDVPVEDIDKLTLPYKLGVNGYSFVVSNNGYVLLHPDLRPIGTNGKMNPNYNSIDFTEVEHLFEDQSPREPGESILHIRSAMVRHEANEFKSISVKFHYDKMRRVSEEKQDYFFAPLPNTPFTLGIVMPTEYGKTWIKVGEEVDKNKHMKINIPDFFIGDNWKVHPDWVYCKYHYLEGHEFKTPEAELREFLGKMMQFDWKWPEQYAEDESDWDDKDDLNCGRKTLGDNAYYCNKELVNLLIFDAKVTNSSYGVWRFESEEERQLIERFGADLRFVATMSGLTRWQFIFGEVEVDTDREFGDYHTTAIDETWYKSAILQHHEDRSESFVYSVKYYDDPMEDSEVKVTASHAIFPRDGGKEAPACVVGFQFSHARMWERFFKITGEDHCNHCLPICTDDDVDCVVIDNNAYIVIGQNINTTGKFFGEFHGDVMTAMVERGIFLSIEVYDYQEQCKEEPKAGSDGHGLLHPLRLLSFGWKWLVGRLFFQYQRIQWWADGAPFMEYTDEIEDEYVAVGDGGKASASKPKDDSDDENAMFDEPEPDPIYKACDKRSTLYALQPSALVGINDFVEAPSTRPFLVKKIPNSNLVLVVVNVLMPSRSVRLTTEPQRLEYDKEFPCYKLNMSFYERRRIEECYTVHEDEELYTYCGNASRLGLTLQLMPLTIILVFHLTYSFMR is encoded by the exons atgtttggtttaTGCGAAAAGTTGATGACACATTTCGCTGTCATTTTGACCGCATTTTCTCTCTCCcagccgctgttgttgttgctgatttgCGGGCCGCATGGCGGCACCTTCCCCTCGACCTCCACCCACTGGGCGGAGGCCTCGGCGGCGGACGAAGC CGTCGGCAAGTGGGCCACCCAGTTCGGCGATGAGCTGTTCGCGCTGGCGCAGAAGATCACCAAGTCGCAGGAGATCAAGGAGAAGTACAAGGAGTACAATGCCCGTGTGGAGCTGAAGAACGGAACCGAGCTGATTAAGTCTATTACCAAAAATGTGGGCAGGATGCTGGCGAGGAAAATGGATGCGGTGCGGTGCATCCAGGAGCGGGCGGAATACGTCAACGAGAACTTTGAATTTAATCTCACTTATGCGCTGACTAACTTCACCTACATCTCTAGCAAGTATTCAACCTTTAATGGAAATAGTTCCGAGGAGCTGGAACCGAAAGAGGCTGAGTACGACTGGATGTATAGGAATATGGAGTTGAATCCGGATACACACTTCTACAATACGCCAGTGGACACGGAACACAGTTCAGTGCACGTGCCATCGAATATATGGGATCGATCGGAGCGTGTTCTAAAGACCATAATGTGGTCCGAGCATCTGGACGAGGTGTTTCGGCAGAACTACCAATCCGATCCGGCCTTATCTTGGCAGTACTTTGGCTCCGATACGGGAATCCTGCGTCACTATCCGGCTGCCCAGTGGACTGATACCAGACCAAATCGGGATGATGCCGACACCTATGATTGCCGCAAGAGGTCTTGGTACATTGAGACAGCCACCTGCTCAAAGGACATTGTCATCCTGCTGGATCATTCGGGTTCAATGACGGGTTTCCGGCATCATGTGGCAAAGTTTACCATTCGCAGCATCTTAGACACTTTCTCCAATAACGACTTTTTCACCATTCTGCGGTACTCGAGTGAGGTAAATGACATAATACCCTGCTTCAATGGAGCCCTCGTCCAGGCGACCCCCGAGAACATAGAGGTCTTCAACCAGCAGATCGAACTGTTGGACGATCCAGAAGGTTATGCTAATCTCACCTTGGCCTACGATACGGCCTTCCAACTGCTGCGAAAATACTACGATAGTCGCCATTGTGCCACCAATTCTACCTGCAACCAGGCCATTATGTTGGTCACCGACGGAGTGGCTGGAAATACCACCGAAGTCTTTCAGAAGTACAACTGGGGCAACGGCGAAAATGGAACCTCGCAGATGGACACCCGTGTGTTCACCTATCTGCTGGGCAAGGAGGTCACCAAGGTGCGCGAAATCCAGTGGATGGCCTGCCTTAATCGGGGATACTACTCGCATGTCCAAACTTTGGATGAGGTCCACGAAGAGGTGCTGAAGTACGTAGACGTCATTGCCACGCCCTTGGTGCTTCAGAACGACCAGCATCCGCCCACCTGGACGCACGCCTTCACCGACAAAACG TACGATCCAAAAACGTCCAATGAGAAACGACCTCGCCTAATGATATCCGTGGGAGTGCCCGCCTTCGATCGCTTCTATCGCCACGCCAACCTCACCAATCCGAGGGCACGTCTGTTAGGAGTCGCAGGGACAGACGTGCCCGTGGAAGATATAGACAAGTTGACACTGCCCTACAAG CTGGGTGTTAATGGCTACTCGTTTGTGGTGTCCAACAATGGATATGTTCTGCTGCATCCCGATCTACGACCCATTGGG ACCAATGGGAAGATGAATCCGAACTACAACAGCATCGACTTCACCGAAGTGGAGCACCTGTTCGAGGACCAAAGTCCGCGGGAACCGGGCGAATCCATTCTGCATATTCGCAGCGCCATGGTGCGCCACGAAGCCAATGAGTTCAAGAGCATATCCGTCAAGTTTCACTACGACAAGATGCGCCGTGTTTCCGAGGAGAAGCAGGACTACTTTTTTGCCCCCCTGCCCAACACCCCATTCACCTTGGGCATCGTAATGCCCACCGAATATGGCAAAACTTGGATCAAAGTTGGCGAGGAGGTTGACAAAAATAAGCACATGAAGATAAATATACCGGATTTCTTCATCGGCGATAACTGGAAAGTTCATCCGGATTG GGTTTATTGCAAATATCACTATCTGGAGGGTCATGAGTTTAAAACACCTGAGGCGGAGTTACGCGAGTTTCTGGGCAAGATGATGCAATTCGATTGGAAGTGGCCAGAGCAATATGCGGAGGATGAATCCGACTGGGACGACAAAGATGATC TGAACTGTGGCCGCAAAACGCTGGGTGATAATGCCTACTATTGCAACAAGGAGCTAGTGAACCTGCTCATCTTCGACGCCAAGGTAACGAATTCCAGCTACGGGGTTTGGCGGTTTGAGAGTGAAGAGGAACGCCAGTTGATAGAGCGTTTCGGTGCTGATCTGCGATTTGTGGCCACCATGAGTGGCCTGACCCGCTGGCAGTTTATTTTCGGAGAGGTTGAGGTGGACACGGATCGGGAATTCGGGGACTACCACACCACGGCCATCGACGAGACCTGGTACAAGAGTGCCATCCTGCAGCACCACGAGGACCGATCGGAGAGCTTCGTCTACTCGGTGAAGTACTACGATGATCCAATGGAGGACAGCGAGGTCAAGGTCACCGCCTCGCATGCGATCTTTCCGAGGGATGGTGGCAAGGAGGCTCCCGCCTGCGTAGTGGGCTTTCAGTTCTCCCACGCCCGGATGTGGGAGCGCTTCTTTAAAATCACAGGAGAGGATCAT TGCAACCATTGCTTGCCCATCTGCACTGATGACGACGTGGATTGCGTGGTAATTGACAATAATGCGTACATCGTGATTGGACAGAATATCAACACCACTGGCAAGTTCTTTGGCGAGTTCCACGGCGATGTTATGACTGCGATGGTGGAAAGGGGCATCTTCCTCAGCATAGAGGTATACGATTACCAGGAGCAATGCAAAGAGGAGCCAAAGGCGGGTAGCGATGGGCACGGCTTGCTACAT CCCCTTCGATTGTTAAGTTTCGGCTGGAAGTGGCTAGTGGGTCGACTCTTTTTCCAATACCAGAGAATTCAATGGTGGGCTGACGGTGCGCCGT TTATGGAATATACAGATGAGATTGAAGACGAGTACGTAGCCGTGGGTGATGGAGGAAAGGCTTCGGCTTCCAAGCCAAAAGATGATAGTGACGACGAAAACGCCATGTTCGATGAACCCGAACCAGATCCCATCTATAAGGCGTGTGACAAGCGCTCCACTCTGTATGCACTGCAGCCATCTGCTCTTGTGGGCATCAATGACTTTGTGGAAGCGCCTTCTACTCGACCCTTCTTGGTTAAGAAGATCCCGAACTCCAatctggtgctggtggtggtcaATGTCCTGATGCCGTCGCGTAGCGTTCGCCTGACCACCGAACCCCAGCGGTTGGAATACGATAAAGAATTCCCCTGCTATAAGCTCAACATGAGCTTCTACGAACGGCGACGCATCGAGGAGTGTTATACGGTACACGAAGAT gAGGAACTGTACACCTATTGCGGCAATGCCTCGCGGCTGGGTTTGACGCTTCAGCTAATGCCGCTGACCATAATTTTAGTGTTTCACCTGACGTACAGCTTTATGCGTTAG